Proteins from one Gilliamella sp. ESL0443 genomic window:
- a CDS encoding VirK/YbjX family protein, with amino-acid sequence MSQPKSKWQLFNWLCTGKLPLNELWLKPTYRYKFFFRTLFLSPITLKLLDKLRQYPLLGYYLSCQTNLPCKLQRPYLASCLSQQERYEALAYHYDFLANHPDSMTKAFYNPNSSFELASVVAKNEANIKIAIQARNKFAREGELSLYFYDNDGIDLATLTFTINQYQQKPTLFIAGLQGTGHQDARTRVQQATKQSYGLFPKRVVVEAALIIARYFQLEQIIAVGNKTHVYNNWRYNSRQERILSDYDDFWLTIDGKQDERSLFILPTQINRKAIEDIASKKRSEYRNRYALLDELQNKIETQLAALT; translated from the coding sequence ATGTCCCAGCCTAAAAGTAAATGGCAACTTTTTAACTGGCTTTGTACAGGTAAACTACCGCTTAATGAACTATGGCTTAAACCGACTTATCGTTATAAATTTTTTTTCAGGACCCTATTTTTAAGCCCAATAACGCTTAAATTATTAGATAAATTAAGACAATACCCATTACTTGGATACTATCTATCATGCCAAACCAATTTACCCTGTAAATTACAACGACCTTATTTAGCATCTTGCTTAAGTCAACAAGAGCGCTATGAAGCCTTAGCCTATCATTATGACTTTTTAGCAAATCATCCTGATAGCATGACTAAAGCTTTTTACAATCCAAATTCATCATTTGAACTAGCAAGTGTTGTGGCTAAGAACGAAGCTAACATAAAAATCGCCATCCAAGCACGTAACAAGTTTGCTCGTGAAGGTGAGCTAAGCTTATATTTTTATGACAATGATGGCATTGATTTAGCCACGTTAACCTTCACCATTAACCAATACCAACAAAAACCAACACTGTTTATAGCAGGATTACAAGGAACAGGGCATCAAGACGCTCGCACCAGAGTTCAGCAAGCAACAAAACAGAGTTATGGACTATTTCCTAAACGTGTTGTGGTGGAAGCCGCATTAATTATTGCTCGTTATTTCCAGCTTGAACAAATTATTGCTGTGGGCAATAAAACCCATGTTTACAACAACTGGCGCTACAACAGCCGACAAGAAAGAATCTTATCTGATTATGATGATTTTTGGTTAACTATTGACGGTAAACAAGACGAAAGATCGTTATTTATTTTACCCACCCAAATCAACCGAAAAGCCATTGAAGATATTGCCAGTAAAAAACGTTCTGAGTATCGCAATCGTTATGCATTATTAGATGAACTGCAAAATAAAATTGAAACTCAATTAGCAGCATTAACATAA
- a CDS encoding lysine exporter LysO family protein produces the protein MYFGILIALVPLCLGYLIKFKEQKWITKINLILSWMVYFILFIMGTELAHLDNLASNIKVILFYTAIIFVCTFGGNFIFLALIDLFLPWRTTHSKQNYESRFKMILESLRVCIALIAGFIAGLFPLFIWQYSEDITKVVLVFLLLLIGIQLRSNNISLKQILLNKVGIVTTIIVVLSTFLGGIIAALILSQPVRVGLAMSSGFGWYSLSGILMTEAHGPIIGSATFLNDILRELCAIILIPTLIKRYKFTALGLCGATSMDFTLPMLQKGAGISIVPPAIVQGFLLTLIMPIFMTLFNYG, from the coding sequence ATGTATTTTGGTATTCTTATTGCTTTAGTGCCGTTATGTCTAGGTTATTTGATTAAATTCAAAGAGCAAAAATGGATCACCAAAATAAACCTAATCTTAAGTTGGATGGTCTATTTTATTTTATTTATCATGGGAACCGAGTTGGCTCACTTAGATAATCTAGCTTCTAACATAAAAGTTATCCTATTTTACACCGCGATCATTTTTGTTTGCACCTTTGGTGGCAATTTCATCTTTTTAGCGCTAATTGACCTATTTTTACCGTGGCGCACCACCCATAGTAAACAAAATTATGAATCACGATTCAAAATGATCTTAGAATCACTGCGAGTGTGCATAGCGCTAATCGCCGGCTTTATTGCCGGACTCTTTCCACTCTTTATTTGGCAATATAGTGAAGACATCACCAAAGTGGTACTCGTCTTTTTATTGCTACTTATTGGTATACAATTACGAAGTAACAACATCTCACTAAAACAGATCCTACTCAACAAAGTCGGCATAGTTACCACTATTATTGTGGTACTAAGTACCTTCTTAGGCGGGATTATTGCAGCACTCATATTGTCACAACCCGTACGAGTAGGGCTGGCAATGTCATCAGGCTTTGGCTGGTATTCACTATCAGGAATACTCATGACCGAAGCTCATGGCCCAATTATAGGCAGTGCCACTTTCCTAAATGACATCCTACGCGAATTATGCGCCATTATCCTAATCCCAACCCTAATCAAACGATACAAATTCACAGCGTTAGGTTTATGTGGGGCTACATCGATGGACTTTACGCTACCTATGCTACAAAAAGGCGCCGGAATCAGCATCGTACCACCCGCCATCGTCCAAGGCTTTCTATTAACCTTAATCATGCCGATTTTTATGACCTTGTTTAATTATGGTTAA
- a CDS encoding methylated-DNA--[protein]-cysteine S-methyltransferase, which translates to MYHTSHYSSPLGQITLASQHNKLVGVWIEGQKYFGQMLSAQKEEAPNLAIFNQTKKWLDDYFAGKKPTITKLALAPQGSEFRHKVWDILVQIPYGKVITYGDIAKQISANMSSQAVGGAVGHNPLSIIIPCHRVVGTNGNLTGYAGGIDKKVWLLEHEQVDIKDFFVPKKGTAI; encoded by the coding sequence ATGTATCACACCAGTCATTATTCATCACCACTGGGGCAAATCACCCTAGCAAGTCAGCACAATAAATTAGTGGGTGTTTGGATTGAAGGACAAAAATATTTTGGCCAAATGCTAAGCGCCCAAAAAGAAGAGGCGCCAAATTTAGCCATATTTAATCAAACCAAAAAATGGTTGGATGACTACTTTGCCGGCAAAAAACCAACTATCACAAAACTGGCTTTAGCACCACAAGGTAGCGAATTTAGACATAAAGTGTGGGATATATTGGTACAAATCCCTTATGGTAAGGTGATTACCTATGGTGATATTGCTAAACAAATCAGCGCCAACATGTCCAGCCAAGCAGTCGGCGGTGCCGTCGGCCACAACCCCCTTTCCATCATTATTCCTTGTCACCGCGTAGTAGGCACAAATGGCAACTTAACAGGTTATGCAGGCGGAATTGATAAAAAGGTGTGGTTGCTAGAACATGAACAAGTTGATATAAAAGATTTTTTTGTCCCCAAAAAAGGAACCGCTATTTAA
- a CDS encoding MFS transporter has protein sequence MMNTKPANSMSNVALASFIGTAIEFYDFYIYATAAALVIGPVFFPDSSPSAQALQSFATFGIAFVARPIGAILFGHFGDRIGRKSTLVVSLILMGVATALIGLLPGYSVIGFWAPFLLCILRLAQGLGLGGEWGGAALLATENAPKNKRALFGMFPQLGPSIGFLLSNGVFLCVTLSLSNEQFLDWGWRIPFVLSAVLVVIGLYVRLKLVESPIFTQALANKKQVKMPVMNMFVHHWKALTLGSFSMVGCYTLFYITTAFLLQYGTKYLGIEKGHFLGFLCVAIVFMAIATPISARLSDKYGRKPVLIVGLMLVALSGLLMTQFMASGSELLVMTYLCLSLFLMGIIFAPMGAFLPEIFPTNIRYTGSSAAYSIGGILGASIAPIIANYLVAHGSLTWVGYYVAVASIISIIATWLIKETLNSDFSE, from the coding sequence ATGATGAATACTAAACCAGCCAATTCAATGTCGAACGTAGCGTTAGCTAGTTTTATCGGCACTGCAATTGAATTTTATGATTTTTATATTTACGCCACCGCTGCTGCGCTAGTGATTGGGCCGGTATTTTTTCCTGATAGTTCGCCATCGGCTCAAGCGTTGCAATCATTTGCAACGTTCGGTATAGCTTTTGTTGCAAGGCCTATTGGGGCGATTTTGTTTGGTCATTTTGGTGATCGTATTGGTAGAAAGTCCACCCTAGTTGTATCGCTTATTTTGATGGGCGTTGCTACGGCGTTAATTGGTTTGTTACCTGGGTATAGTGTGATTGGCTTTTGGGCGCCATTTTTGTTGTGTATTTTACGTTTGGCACAAGGCTTAGGTCTTGGTGGTGAGTGGGGTGGTGCAGCATTATTGGCAACGGAAAACGCGCCAAAAAATAAACGCGCTCTGTTTGGGATGTTTCCTCAGTTAGGCCCTTCGATTGGGTTTTTATTATCTAATGGGGTATTTTTATGTGTTACGCTTTCGCTGAGTAATGAGCAGTTTTTAGATTGGGGTTGGCGTATTCCTTTTGTTCTTAGTGCGGTTCTTGTGGTTATTGGTTTGTATGTCCGATTAAAATTAGTTGAAAGCCCCATTTTCACTCAAGCTTTAGCCAATAAAAAACAAGTTAAAATGCCAGTAATGAATATGTTTGTTCACCATTGGAAAGCGTTGACGTTAGGCTCCTTTTCGATGGTAGGTTGTTATACGCTTTTTTATATAACCACAGCCTTTTTATTGCAATATGGCACTAAATACTTGGGCATTGAAAAAGGTCATTTTTTAGGATTTTTGTGTGTAGCGATTGTATTTATGGCGATCGCTACCCCGATTTCTGCCCGACTTAGCGATAAATACGGGCGTAAGCCGGTGTTAATTGTTGGCTTAATGCTTGTTGCGCTATCTGGTCTGTTGATGACTCAATTTATGGCTAGTGGTAGTGAATTATTGGTGATGACCTATTTATGCTTATCACTATTTTTGATGGGGATTATTTTTGCGCCTATGGGGGCATTTTTACCCGAGATTTTTCCGACTAATATTCGTTATACCGGGTCGTCAGCAGCGTATAGTATTGGTGGGATTTTAGGGGCATCAATTGCGCCAATTATTGCTAATTATTTAGTGGCACATGGTAGTTTGACGTGGGTAGGCTATTATGTGGCGGTGGCGTCAATCATTAGTATCATCGCAACATGGTTGATTAAAGAGACATTAAATAGTGATTTTTCTGAGTAA
- a CDS encoding histidine phosphatase family protein: MKKLIKLIGLTAILTASIAQSFADEVNIYFTRHGKTMFNNVHRAQGWSDTPLTKPGIEVAQQLGRGLKGIDFISVYSSDSGRARQTARIVLESKGDTKLSINEMEGLRETCFGDFEGDLDPNMWNPAAQHLGYESDKALMADLAKGKVTLKKMMDAIKAVEKSGEAEDYNAVKTRMQASLRAIAKSAQEQGGGNVLVVSHGMAIMAMVEEMLDKPITSGLGNASVTKIRYTDDGKFIVESLGDMSYVEKGKAVK, from the coding sequence ATGAAAAAACTCATTAAACTTATTGGATTAACCGCTATCCTTACCGCATCAATTGCACAATCATTTGCTGACGAAGTGAATATCTATTTTACCCGTCATGGTAAAACCATGTTCAACAACGTCCATCGTGCTCAAGGATGGTCAGACACGCCACTAACAAAACCGGGAATTGAAGTGGCACAGCAACTTGGTCGTGGCTTAAAAGGTATCGACTTTATTTCGGTCTATTCAAGCGATTCAGGCCGAGCAAGACAAACTGCGCGCATTGTTCTTGAATCTAAAGGTGATACAAAATTAAGCATCAACGAAATGGAAGGATTACGAGAAACGTGTTTTGGTGATTTTGAAGGCGATCTTGATCCCAACATGTGGAACCCCGCAGCACAGCACCTAGGTTATGAGTCTGACAAAGCATTAATGGCTGATTTAGCTAAAGGTAAAGTCACCCTTAAAAAAATGATGGATGCGATCAAAGCCGTTGAAAAATCAGGCGAAGCAGAAGACTACAATGCCGTTAAAACACGTATGCAAGCATCATTAAGAGCAATTGCAAAATCAGCCCAAGAACAAGGTGGCGGTAATGTTCTTGTTGTTTCTCACGGCATGGCAATTATGGCTATGGTTGAAGAAATGTTAGATAAACCAATCACAAGTGGACTAGGTAACGCGAGCGTCACTAAAATTCGTTACACTGATGATGGCAAATTCATTGTTGAATCATTAGGTGACATGAGCTATGTCGAAAAAGGCAAAGCAGTAAAATAA
- a CDS encoding OprD family outer membrane porin — protein MKIKYVSLALLNIMCFSAIAADSNSINSENGFLNNAFFKDTKFEFSTRNHWKYLKENASQPKEVHSAWGQAFTLNYKSGYLFDTLGFDFTYDNVIKLGASDYFATRNLLYNSGKKPNKHNAHGFNKFTQRYAKVKLGDKNINFNGKVGWHSLKDTGVMSSSQHLTRYSYLGYSGVLKYSNLALQLAYIDSAFPRESSKKVHFYSLDRKHVIDNIKTAGIAYNDKIVKLDYSYGVAKDYIKRHAIEFSYKPMDKLILGSQIYGSTALKNHDKMKANVRDFDDSAWHYATDIEWKEADWSAKFGIAYTDANRKGAIGYYGRHIGKNNRGRFNGMAAAAADYMRDGELVFSSILTYDFFKDNTTGLYLNYGEFNYKHETLKNGEINVFNIFKPTSGTFKNLSILSKFGYGWSYKTLSSKDITPKLRDGKAQRSPTLSAETVIDYRFNLL, from the coding sequence ATGAAAATAAAGTACGTCTCCTTAGCATTACTTAACATCATGTGTTTTTCAGCTATTGCCGCTGATTCAAATTCAATCAATAGTGAAAATGGCTTTTTGAATAATGCCTTTTTCAAAGATACTAAATTTGAATTTTCAACACGTAACCATTGGAAGTATTTAAAAGAAAACGCATCCCAACCTAAAGAAGTCCATAGTGCATGGGGTCAAGCATTTACGCTCAATTATAAATCGGGTTATTTATTCGATACCCTAGGTTTTGATTTCACCTATGATAACGTTATAAAACTTGGTGCTAGTGACTACTTTGCAACTCGTAACCTACTCTATAACTCAGGCAAAAAACCAAACAAACACAATGCGCATGGTTTTAACAAATTTACTCAACGTTATGCCAAAGTCAAACTCGGTGATAAAAATATCAACTTTAATGGTAAAGTCGGATGGCATAGCTTAAAAGATACGGGGGTAATGAGTTCATCACAACATTTAACTCGTTATAGTTATTTGGGATACAGTGGCGTATTAAAATACTCAAACTTAGCGCTACAACTTGCTTACATCGACAGCGCCTTCCCGCGTGAATCATCGAAAAAAGTGCATTTTTATAGCTTAGATAGAAAACACGTCATTGATAATATCAAAACGGCCGGTATTGCGTATAATGACAAAATAGTAAAACTTGATTACTCCTATGGCGTTGCTAAAGACTACATCAAACGTCATGCAATCGAGTTCTCTTATAAACCGATGGATAAACTTATTCTTGGTTCACAAATTTACGGTAGTACCGCACTTAAAAACCATGACAAAATGAAAGCTAATGTCCGTGATTTTGATGATTCAGCATGGCATTACGCAACTGACATTGAATGGAAAGAAGCCGACTGGAGTGCTAAATTCGGTATCGCCTATACTGACGCTAACCGCAAAGGTGCTATCGGTTACTATGGTCGTCATATTGGTAAAAACAATCGTGGACGTTTTAACGGTATGGCAGCAGCTGCGGCCGACTATATGCGTGATGGCGAACTGGTATTTTCAAGCATATTGACTTACGACTTCTTTAAAGACAATACCACAGGTTTATATCTCAACTACGGTGAATTTAACTACAAACATGAAACCTTAAAAAATGGCGAAATCAACGTGTTTAACATCTTTAAACCAACAAGTGGCACATTTAAAAATCTATCTATTTTGTCAAAATTTGGTTATGGTTGGTCTTATAAAACCTTAAGCAGTAAAGACATTACGCCAAAATTAAGAGACGGCAAAGCTCAACGTTCACCAACACTTTCAGCCGAAACCGTTATTGATTATCGATTCAACTTATTATAG